The genomic segment acacagtgggctacagtgacacactgtagaaaaggaacaatattagATTACAgttacaatacatgcatgtgtcagagctgaatgttggtacttacaagcacaaactctcactgtaactccttcatgcctgtgttccgttcaaacgggaccctgaacacttgtttcatccacatgtcagtcctatgaagaatacgctccaatgtagagaggctgacggtctggacgtttctaaatgtagcatggtcagccaggatcctagtttttatttgtctgagtgtgagagagttgttctcacgaaccatatctacaatttcagtctcctgttggctgtgaaaatgaggtgaaattgctcaacagacctgaatgtttagagatttgagtatttgtgtgttgtaggttgatgctttgagatgtgtgtgcaacaactgaacattgtgtgtagtgttttgacaacaatgtgatgtgtaattgacatcagagtgtaaagaatgaaagtcagagtctaatgcagataagggagtgtgaagtagtgccagattgggtcgagtgattggtacatgaagtgaaggttgtgcaaattgtgccgaattttcgctttttgtgtgttaacaactgagaaaaactgtaatgtctttctttattttacccAGGTGCTAGGATGctaactcaaagggctctgtgGCTTCTGACAGCAGCATTAATATTAATGTCCATGACCCTGTTGCCCTAAGCCCATGTGTTCACGACTTCCCACATCCAAACCACAAGCTCAGGAGGGCAGGAGAAGatagaaaatatttaataagcACATTactaatgattaaaaaaacatatggaGACTCAAATAATTTGCCCTCTTCTCAGGTGGGAGCTGAGAATTCATTCTCGAATGTAAGTCTAAACCATGACGGATGTAATGCTTCTTCCAGAAACAGCATTTTGGGGACGCTTCAGACCCTTCTCTTCCTCGACTTCAGCAACTGAAGAAGAGTCCTGGGTTCCACCGGGTTCTACCAAGCTCCACTGGGTTCAAACAGGTTCCACCGGGTTCAAACAGGTTCAAACAGGTTCCACCATATCAAGCCAGGAAAAGGTCGAGAAGATTTTAACATGTGTTCCACATACGGACAACTTTCCTGAATtattaaatagataaataataaactttaatgttcagaacaacagcaacagcagcactttattattattattattactgctaCTATGACTAATATTCTACAGATCATATGTTATTTTTCTAGTAAATCCCAGATGAACTAGAAGAGTTTATTTCCACTGAACTTCCAGAAACAGACCAGTCACAACACCTCAGTGGTCAGGGTCTCCCAGTAGTCAAACTGGTAAAGAGGATCACATGACCAATCACCAGGACTCGATAACAGATGCTGTTGCACAAGGTCTTTATTTCAGGGTTTcaagcgccccctggtgtttgaatgtttgaaaAAACTGTTTCTACTTGTTATACATGaggttacaaacaaacatagaacGAACAATATCTTCATACAGAGAACGTAAAGAATGTTTATTAAAACAACCACAGCGATAAACAACTACACTCTGCAAAATCCTGTCTGAAAACTCAGGAAACTCAGGAAACTCAGGTGACTCAGGTAACCAAGCAAACACGGGTCTCAAGTGTCTACACTGAggtgtgtccctcctcctcctctgattggctgagcccCCTGTCAGCCTCTGGTCTCTGGCTCCACCTCCACACTCCTGTACACACGTGAAAcaatgaaacaacacatttaccCTGATAACACCATGTCATACAACacttatgtttgtgtgtgtgtgagagagtgtgtgtgtgtgtgagagagtgtgtgtgtgtgtttgtgtgtgtgagagagagtgtgtgtgtgagtgtgtttgtgtgtgtgtgagagagtgtgtgagtgtgtgtgtgtgtaaaggtgtgtgtgtgagagtgagagtgtatgagacagtttgtgtgtgtgggtgtgagtgtgtgtgtgagtgtgtgtgtgtctgagagtgtgggtgtgtgtgtgggtgtgagtgtgtgtgaaagtgtgtgtgtgtgtgaaagtgtgtctgagtgtgtgtgtgagagtgtgtgtgtgtgtgtgtgtctgagtgtgtgtgtgtgtactgactgTAGGCAGCAGTCAGCAGCGACAtggggatgaagatgatgaacgCCAGTCTCAGTGTGTTTCCAATGAACGTCTGGAAACTGGTCACTGGCTGCTGAACAGGTGActgtcaacaaacaaacaaacaaacatgtttactCTTCTGAGTGAAGAGTGAGTGACGCTTCACAGACGTTTGTTGGTTGTCTTGTTCTTCTAAACAAATCAATGTAACTTTGTTTGACGTCTAAATGTAAAAACTTTTTATTCAACTCGTTGATTAAATTGTTTATGATTTCATGAGTTGAATCATATTATTCGGTGTTGACTGTTGTTACTCTGTAGATTATGATCAGTGAAACATGGATCAACAATGATCGGTGAGGTTCTGGTTGGTTTACGACTTGGAGCTTTAACGATCTATAGATTTATTGACAGGAGCCTCTGATGGTTGGAGAGAACCAAACTGGTCTCGTCTTGCTCGTTTCTACCTGAACCAGCGCCACCATTGGCTCTGTGGGGTTGGTGACCTCACTTCCTTGTTCCTCTGTCAGACTTTGTATTGTGTCACCtggaaaaaggtgaaaacaaacaaacagtcaacGACATAATATGAAGTTTCACGTGTGTATTTTCAGTTTCAGAGAAGTGTTGATGAAGTCAATGCGCCGCTTCTGCCCCAGTACTGAAGTCTACCAGTAGAGGGCAGCTCAGAGTCTGACCACATTGAACAAAGACAATGGATGAAGATggacaacaaaaataaaatcatctggatcgccccctggtggctgcggCTCCACTCCATGAACTGCACCCTGACCCCCACAGATCACTCACTTTACTCACTGTAAAATAAACGTACACTTTACTGTCAGGTTTTCTACTGTCCAACGAGGAAGTTCTACGTCCTATCCCACGACATTGGTAGTTTTtgacaagatggcagcgtttgtatgcATGATATTTTATCTCCACGTACAGTGGGAGGACATGGAGACCTTGTGTCCGCTCAGGGCTCCCGTAGCTTCACCAGCATCAGTGTCAGTCCCGTACTTACCGGTGGCAGTGTCCGGGGCGTCCAGGTCCTtggtgtcctctgtgtcctctgcgTCCTCGGCCGGAGAGCGAGCTGCAGAACGACAGACGAGCAGATTCTGGTTGTAATGGTGAACCTAACGGATGAACTGGTGGTGGATCTGTGAACCTACGGCTGAGGACGATGAGGTGAATGGTGGCGGTCTGGTCGTTGAACAGACCGGGCAGCTGAACTCTGCAGTGATAGAACCCAGAGTCTGATGCACGAGAGGGgaagatggacagagaggaggtggaggatggagagaacctgcagaggagaggatttATTAGGATTAGGGTTAATTAATACCCTGAGTAGGAATGGAGCAATTGAACATTATGCAGTCAGATTACGAAAATAAATTAGTATTGTAAACAAAGGTTTAGTTAAACGTGAGTGATTTCTTCACCTGTCTGACTTCCTGTATGAGACGTCTTCTCCGGCCATGTTGATCAGGATGTTGTGGCAGGTGAAGAGGGACggctcccccctcccccagcaCACCTCCACACCGCTCCGCTTCACGGCCTCCGACCGACACGGCAGCGTCACCCTCCGCCCGGCTGTGCCCACCACCGTCTCCCTGGTGGCTCGGGACACACAGGGCAGCGCTGAAAGAAACTGCGTTTACTCTAAAGTCCACCAGGGGCTGCTGGGATGGAACTGTAGATCAACAGGGTCACCTGAGAAGCAGGTGAAAACAAAGACCAGTCCGGATGAGACTCACCTGTGAGGACACAGAGGCAGGAGAAGATGTGGAGAAGCAGCGACggcatgttgttgtgtttcagatGGACGGACGACAGACGGACGACAGACGGACAACTCACTCATCTTACTTCCCTTTTTCCACTCGTCCTGATATTTATAGACTGAAGTTGTGAAACACGTCTGAAATAATCTGTGAAACAAAGAACAGAGTTTGTTTCACATCACGTTGAAACGTCACAAATGTTTGTCAGAtgatttttgttgtttcctgtgtTGAGTCTGAAGCTTCAGTGACATCACAACATAATAACAAAGTGCTGAAGCTAACTGCTAGCACCGGATACCATTGATCAAAACATTCTGATCAACAGAATGAAAAGTCTTTTCTGGAATCGACTCGTGTTTCTTTGTTCTCTGTGGTTTAAAGAAAAGACTCCTTCATGGAAGCTTCATCTGGATACAGACCAGTGGCGGTCTGATGGTCCCAGTCCTTCTTAGACACTGCTGACCATGATCAAAATCTGATCAGTCAAACATCAGACACAccttcttcacacacacacacacacacacacacacacacacaaacacacacacacacacacacacacaaacacacacacacggacacacacagacgcacacacgcacacagagggggtgggggggtcaacATGTTGTATCATGTGCAGATTGTCACTTGAGACAAACAGCTGTCAGATGTTAAAGCTCAGGATCTGGAGACATGTTTCTTATCATCATGTAATCCAGCTACAAACTGCAGATCAGATTAAATCCTCAGGGactaaaacacaaagtgactctTGTTGCTCTCAAACACATACATGTTCAAACAATGATTCAGATTTCCCTGAAGCAACACGCGTgttctgctcctgcagctcgtcACGTGTCTTTAAACTCCGTCTCTGTTTGGATTCAGATTCAATCTGCAGATCGGTCACATGGTGGAAGGTTCTTTGAGGACTCagtcaaaataataaaactgtttaATTATTAACGAGCTGAACCATGTTAGCATCGGTTCAGCCTCACGGAGCAGAACAGGAGAAACTATGTTGGTAAGTTGAACAAGGCTTCATCACATCGGAGCAATAAAGTGGAACCTTCAACCTCACAGGTTCGATTCCAATAacaatacgtagaaacctcagagccacatgtgagggatccctctcccaggacggacagaagtgcaatagatgccacgtgtagaaaaacatcatcaagattaaagattaaagtctctagcagcatttgatgagagtagacatcctgaaggacaaccccaacatgacatgccaagcagtcccgctgcaagcacagtccatgctcagcaaccatccagaccacgatccaccatccagaccagacgccactccagtcctcagtcaccgtccaggacccatcacgagccaccaccgcagtcctggtccaccgcccgtgcccaatgccaacgcgacacagggtccgccaccagcaccacgatcagcccacatgactcagaatccgccacacaggatccaacaccgcgacccccggtgcgcgatccacaaaccgtaatccatggtgcggccacagaggccctggatctgcgggtgataaagcaaagggattccggggaagggggatagggatggagaagaggaaggagaagctggaaggagaagctccgtgtcatgtgtcataaaattctactcttaaacgaacagatggtgactgcctcccgaactgaaagtggtagattattccacagccgaggggcttgatggctgaaagctctggctcctactctacttttagagaatttagggacgacaagtaggcttgaattctgggagcggagtgctctagtgggtttataaggtactaacagctctttaaggtataaaggcgctatattattaagggccttgaaggtgaggaggagaattttaaattctattctagatttaactggaagccagtgtagcaatgctaacacaggagacatgtggtcTCTGGTCCTGGTTAtcttcaggacacgtgctgcagcattttggacaagctgtagagtctttaacgacttcctgctggagcctgataataatgaattacaatagtccagtctcgatgtaacaaaggcgtggactagtttttctgcatctttttgtgaaaggacatgtctaatttttgaaatattacgcaagtggaaaaaagcggttctagaaatttgttttaagtgactattaaaggataaatcaggatcgaagatcactcccaagttcctgactgtttcattggaagcaagggcaatgtcatctagcgcagctatatcattagataatgcatctctaaggtgtttggggccaagtattataacctctgttttgtctgagtttaataagagaaactctcgggtcatccaggtttttatgtccttgagacatgatgaagtttagttaattgattactttgttaaggttttattgataagtataactgggtgtcatccgcatagcagtggaaattaaccgagtgtgtcctgataatgtttcctagtggaagcatatataatgagaataaaattgggccgagcacagagccctgtggaacaccatggtttactttggtgcgcacagatgactcatcattaatttgcacgaattgggagcgatcataaaaatatgatttaaaccagttaagggcggttccattaatgttaattaactgtttgagtctttctaatagaatttgatggtcaattgtgttgaatgctgcactgagatctaacagaacgagaacagacacaagtccctgatctgaggctattaaaaggtcattagtgacttttgccaaggctgtctctgtactgtgattggctctaaaccccgactgaaagtcttcatatatattattttcctggagaaactcacacagctgattggctgccagtttttctaagattttagaaatgaagagtgtgtgtgtgtctgtgtgtgcgtatgtgtctgtgagagagtgtttgtgtgtgtgtgtgtgtgtgtgtgagagagtgtgtgtgtgtgtgagggagtgtgtgtgtgtgtgttagtgagaaagtgtgtgtgtgtgtttgtgagagagtgtgtgtgtgagagagagtgtgtgtgtgtgtgagagtgtttgtgtgtgtatgtgtgtgtgtgtttgagagagagagtgtgtgtgtgtgtgtgtgagagacagtgtgtgtgtgtgtgagagagagtgtgtgtgtatgtgtgtgtgtgagagagattgtgtgtgtgaaagagtgtgtgtgtgtgagtgagagtgtctgtgtttgtgtgtgagagagagtgtgtgtgtgtgtgtgtgtgtgtgagagagagtgtgtgtgtgtgtgtgagagagtgtgtgtgtgatacagagTGTGAATGAACTAGAGcttcatca from the Platichthys flesus chromosome 15, fPlaFle2.1, whole genome shotgun sequence genome contains:
- the LOC133969919 gene encoding hepatitis A virus cellular receptor 1-like, translating into MPSLLLHIFSCLCVLTALPCVSRATRETVVGTAGRRVTLPCRSEAVKRSGVEVCWGRGEPSLFTCHNILINMAGEDVSYRKSDRFSPSSTSSLSIFPSRASDSGFYHCRVQLPGLFNDQTATIHLIVLSPRSPAEDAEDTEDTKDLDAPDTATGDTIQSLTEEQGSEVTNPTEPMVALVQSPVQQPVTSFQTFIGNTLRLAFIIFIPMSLLTAAYRVWRWSQRPEADRGLSQSEEEEGHTSV